In Macaca fascicularis isolate 582-1 chromosome X, T2T-MFA8v1.1, one DNA window encodes the following:
- the SCML1 gene encoding sex comb on midleg-like protein 1 isoform X7: MMSSSSSEIDVVKTRIPTYDEDDDTILYAYETKPDFVNKQEPNTVSDASCNTEEQQKTVNDVLIHCQVIYDAMQNLDKKIDVIRRKVSKIQRFRARSLWTNRKRYGYKNYSYQLAKKLKRQKMKKNEVHESFSYPESYSPTLPVSRRENNSPSNLPRPSFRMEEYQRAEPEEDPILSRTPSPVHPSDFSEHNYQPYYASDGAMHGSSSGPCLGNPGANSIYNTYSTDHASAAQPSVTSSPFENDRYIEEGSITKHPSTWSVEAVVLFLKQTDPLALCPLVDLFRSHEIDGKALLLLTSDVLLKHLGVKLGTAVKLCYYIDRLKQGKCFEN; encoded by the exons ATGATGTCTAGCAGCTCCAGTGAAATCGATGTG GTAAAAACAAGAATACCTACTTATGATGAAGATGACGACACTATTCTTTATGCATATGAAACAAAACCTGATTTTGTCAATAAA cagGAACCGAATACTGTATCTGATGCATCCTGTAATACTGAAGAGCAACAGAAGACAGTTAATGATGTCCTTATCCATTGCCAG GTTATATATGATGCTATGCAAAACCTGGATAAGAAGATTGATGTGATTCGTAGAAAGGTTTCAAAAATCCAACGTTTCCGTGCAAGATCCCTGTGGACAAACCGT AAGCGATACGGatacaaaaattattcttacCAGCTTGCTAAAAAGCTGAAAcgccagaaaatgaagaaaaatgaggtTCACGAGTCATTCTCCTACCCTGAAAGTTATAGCCCCACTTTGCCAGTGTCAAGGCGTGAGAATAATTCCCCGAGCAACCTTCCAAGGCCATCCTTTCGCATGGAAGAATACCAGCGAGCTGAGCCGGAGGAGGACCCGATCCTCAGCCGCACTCCGAGTCCAGTGCATCCCTCAGATTTCTCCGAGCATAATTATCAGCCGTATTATGCATCTGATGGTGCAATGCATGGTTCTTCTTCAGGGCCCTGCCTTGGCAACCCTGGGGCTAACAGCATCTACAACACTTACTCGACTGACCATGCTTCTGCAGCACAACCTTCAG TTACAAGCTCACCATTTGAAAATGACCGTTATATAGAGGAAGGAAGCATCACTAAGCACCCTTCAACCTGGTCGGTGGAAGCAGTGGTCCTATTTCTAAAACAAACAGATCCTCTTGCATTATGCCCTCTTGTCGACCTCTTCAGAAGCCAT GAAATTGATGGGAAGGCTCTGCTCCTACTCACGAGCGACGTGTTGCTGAAGCACTTGGGGGTGAAGCTGGGAACGGCTGTGAAGCTATGCTACTACATTGACCGACTTAAACAaggaaaatgctttgaaaattga
- the SCML1 gene encoding sex comb on midleg-like protein 1 isoform X8 produces the protein MMSSSSSEIDVVKTRIPTYDEDDDTILYAYETKPDFVNKEPNTVSDASCNTEEQQKTVNDVLIHCQVIYDAMQNLDKKIDVIRRKVSKIQRFRARSLWTNRKRYGYKNYSYQLAKKLKRQKMKKNEVHESFSYPESYSPTLPVSRRENNSPSNLPRPSFRMEEYQRAEPEEDPILSRTPSPVHPSDFSEHNYQPYYASDGAMHGSSSGPCLGNPGANSIYNTYSTDHASAAQPSVTSSPFENDRYIEEGSITKHPSTWSVEAVVLFLKQTDPLALCPLVDLFRSHEIDGKALLLLTSDVLLKHLGVKLGTAVKLCYYIDRLKQGKCFEN, from the exons ATGATGTCTAGCAGCTCCAGTGAAATCGATGTG GTAAAAACAAGAATACCTACTTATGATGAAGATGACGACACTATTCTTTATGCATATGAAACAAAACCTGATTTTGTCAATAAA GAACCGAATACTGTATCTGATGCATCCTGTAATACTGAAGAGCAACAGAAGACAGTTAATGATGTCCTTATCCATTGCCAG GTTATATATGATGCTATGCAAAACCTGGATAAGAAGATTGATGTGATTCGTAGAAAGGTTTCAAAAATCCAACGTTTCCGTGCAAGATCCCTGTGGACAAACCGT AAGCGATACGGatacaaaaattattcttacCAGCTTGCTAAAAAGCTGAAAcgccagaaaatgaagaaaaatgaggtTCACGAGTCATTCTCCTACCCTGAAAGTTATAGCCCCACTTTGCCAGTGTCAAGGCGTGAGAATAATTCCCCGAGCAACCTTCCAAGGCCATCCTTTCGCATGGAAGAATACCAGCGAGCTGAGCCGGAGGAGGACCCGATCCTCAGCCGCACTCCGAGTCCAGTGCATCCCTCAGATTTCTCCGAGCATAATTATCAGCCGTATTATGCATCTGATGGTGCAATGCATGGTTCTTCTTCAGGGCCCTGCCTTGGCAACCCTGGGGCTAACAGCATCTACAACACTTACTCGACTGACCATGCTTCTGCAGCACAACCTTCAG TTACAAGCTCACCATTTGAAAATGACCGTTATATAGAGGAAGGAAGCATCACTAAGCACCCTTCAACCTGGTCGGTGGAAGCAGTGGTCCTATTTCTAAAACAAACAGATCCTCTTGCATTATGCCCTCTTGTCGACCTCTTCAGAAGCCAT GAAATTGATGGGAAGGCTCTGCTCCTACTCACGAGCGACGTGTTGCTGAAGCACTTGGGGGTGAAGCTGGGAACGGCTGTGAAGCTATGCTACTACATTGACCGACTTAAACAaggaaaatgctttgaaaattga
- the SCML1 gene encoding sex comb on midleg-like protein 1 isoform X3 has protein sequence MMSSSSSEIDVVKTRIPTYDEDDDTILYAYETKPDFVNKQEPNTVSDASCNTEEQQKTVNDVLIHCQVIYDAMQNLDKKIDVIRRKVSKIQRFRARSLWTNRKRYGYKNYSYQLAKKLKRQKMKKNEVHESFSYPESYSPTLPVSRRENNSPSNLPRPSFRMEEYQRAEPEEDPILSRTPSPVHPSDFSEHNYQPYYASDGAMHGSSSGPCLGNPGANSIYNTYSTDHASAAQPSGMLAQGEPSLVHAPEMMSYSALMENRYTGSSLCFPSGFVTSSPFENDRYIEEGSITKHPSTWSVEAVVLFLKQTDPLALCPLVDLFRSHEIDGKALLLLTSDVLLKHLGVKLGTAVKLCYYIDRLKQGKCFEN, from the exons ATGATGTCTAGCAGCTCCAGTGAAATCGATGTG GTAAAAACAAGAATACCTACTTATGATGAAGATGACGACACTATTCTTTATGCATATGAAACAAAACCTGATTTTGTCAATAAA cagGAACCGAATACTGTATCTGATGCATCCTGTAATACTGAAGAGCAACAGAAGACAGTTAATGATGTCCTTATCCATTGCCAG GTTATATATGATGCTATGCAAAACCTGGATAAGAAGATTGATGTGATTCGTAGAAAGGTTTCAAAAATCCAACGTTTCCGTGCAAGATCCCTGTGGACAAACCGT AAGCGATACGGatacaaaaattattcttacCAGCTTGCTAAAAAGCTGAAAcgccagaaaatgaagaaaaatgaggtTCACGAGTCATTCTCCTACCCTGAAAGTTATAGCCCCACTTTGCCAGTGTCAAGGCGTGAGAATAATTCCCCGAGCAACCTTCCAAGGCCATCCTTTCGCATGGAAGAATACCAGCGAGCTGAGCCGGAGGAGGACCCGATCCTCAGCCGCACTCCGAGTCCAGTGCATCCCTCAGATTTCTCCGAGCATAATTATCAGCCGTATTATGCATCTGATGGTGCAATGCATGGTTCTTCTTCAGGGCCCTGCCTTGGCAACCCTGGGGCTAACAGCATCTACAACACTTACTCGACTGACCATGCTTCTGCAGCACAACCTTCAGGTATGCTGGCCCAGGGAGAGCCCAGTTTGGTACATGCCCCTGAGATGATGAGTTACTCAGCTTTGATGGAGAATAGGTACACTGGATCATCTCTCTGCTTCCCTTCTGGTTTTG TTACAAGCTCACCATTTGAAAATGACCGTTATATAGAGGAAGGAAGCATCACTAAGCACCCTTCAACCTGGTCGGTGGAAGCAGTGGTCCTATTTCTAAAACAAACAGATCCTCTTGCATTATGCCCTCTTGTCGACCTCTTCAGAAGCCAT GAAATTGATGGGAAGGCTCTGCTCCTACTCACGAGCGACGTGTTGCTGAAGCACTTGGGGGTGAAGCTGGGAACGGCTGTGAAGCTATGCTACTACATTGACCGACTTAAACAaggaaaatgctttgaaaattga
- the SCML1 gene encoding sex comb on midleg-like protein 1 isoform X4, which translates to MMSSSSSEIDVVKTRIPTYDEDDDTILYAYETKPDFVNKEPNTVSDASCNTEEQQKTVNDVLIHCQVIYDAMQNLDKKIDVIRRKVSKIQRFRARSLWTNRKRYGYKNYSYQLAKKLKRQKMKKNEVHESFSYPESYSPTLPVSRRENNSPSNLPRPSFRMEEYQRAEPEEDPILSRTPSPVHPSDFSEHNYQPYYASDGAMHGSSSGPCLGNPGANSIYNTYSTDHASAAQPSGMLAQGEPSLVHAPEMMSYSALMENRYTGSSLCFPSGFVTSSPFENDRYIEEGSITKHPSTWSVEAVVLFLKQTDPLALCPLVDLFRSHEIDGKALLLLTSDVLLKHLGVKLGTAVKLCYYIDRLKQGKCFEN; encoded by the exons ATGATGTCTAGCAGCTCCAGTGAAATCGATGTG GTAAAAACAAGAATACCTACTTATGATGAAGATGACGACACTATTCTTTATGCATATGAAACAAAACCTGATTTTGTCAATAAA GAACCGAATACTGTATCTGATGCATCCTGTAATACTGAAGAGCAACAGAAGACAGTTAATGATGTCCTTATCCATTGCCAG GTTATATATGATGCTATGCAAAACCTGGATAAGAAGATTGATGTGATTCGTAGAAAGGTTTCAAAAATCCAACGTTTCCGTGCAAGATCCCTGTGGACAAACCGT AAGCGATACGGatacaaaaattattcttacCAGCTTGCTAAAAAGCTGAAAcgccagaaaatgaagaaaaatgaggtTCACGAGTCATTCTCCTACCCTGAAAGTTATAGCCCCACTTTGCCAGTGTCAAGGCGTGAGAATAATTCCCCGAGCAACCTTCCAAGGCCATCCTTTCGCATGGAAGAATACCAGCGAGCTGAGCCGGAGGAGGACCCGATCCTCAGCCGCACTCCGAGTCCAGTGCATCCCTCAGATTTCTCCGAGCATAATTATCAGCCGTATTATGCATCTGATGGTGCAATGCATGGTTCTTCTTCAGGGCCCTGCCTTGGCAACCCTGGGGCTAACAGCATCTACAACACTTACTCGACTGACCATGCTTCTGCAGCACAACCTTCAGGTATGCTGGCCCAGGGAGAGCCCAGTTTGGTACATGCCCCTGAGATGATGAGTTACTCAGCTTTGATGGAGAATAGGTACACTGGATCATCTCTCTGCTTCCCTTCTGGTTTTG TTACAAGCTCACCATTTGAAAATGACCGTTATATAGAGGAAGGAAGCATCACTAAGCACCCTTCAACCTGGTCGGTGGAAGCAGTGGTCCTATTTCTAAAACAAACAGATCCTCTTGCATTATGCCCTCTTGTCGACCTCTTCAGAAGCCAT GAAATTGATGGGAAGGCTCTGCTCCTACTCACGAGCGACGTGTTGCTGAAGCACTTGGGGGTGAAGCTGGGAACGGCTGTGAAGCTATGCTACTACATTGACCGACTTAAACAaggaaaatgctttgaaaattga
- the SCML1 gene encoding sex comb on midleg-like protein 1 isoform X5, translating into MSKGPLISEIGLCNLLKVKFKPSTFLLVLSFIFPFNLLIHLPQVKTRIPTYDEDDDTILYAYETKPDFVNKQEPNTVSDASCNTEEQQKTVNDVLIHCQVIYDAMQNLDKKIDVIRRKVSKIQRFRARSLWTNRKRYGYKNYSYQLAKKLKRQKMKKNEVHESFSYPESYSPTLPVSRRENNSPSNLPRPSFRMEEYQRAEPEEDPILSRTPSPVHPSDFSEHNYQPYYASDGAMHGSSSGPCLGNPGANSIYNTYSTDHASAAQPSVTSSPFENDRYIEEGSITKHPSTWSVEAVVLFLKQTDPLALCPLVDLFRSHEIDGKALLLLTSDVLLKHLGVKLGTAVKLCYYIDRLKQGKCFEN; encoded by the exons ATGAGCAAAGGTCCTTTGATATCAGAAATAGGCCTTTGTAACCTCTTGAAAGTGAAATTTAAACCCTCAACTTTTCTTTTAGTTCTgtctttcatctttccttttaatttgtTGATACATCTTCCTCAGGTAAAAACAAGAATACCTACTTATGATGAAGATGACGACACTATTCTTTATGCATATGAAACAAAACCTGATTTTGTCAATAAA cagGAACCGAATACTGTATCTGATGCATCCTGTAATACTGAAGAGCAACAGAAGACAGTTAATGATGTCCTTATCCATTGCCAG GTTATATATGATGCTATGCAAAACCTGGATAAGAAGATTGATGTGATTCGTAGAAAGGTTTCAAAAATCCAACGTTTCCGTGCAAGATCCCTGTGGACAAACCGT AAGCGATACGGatacaaaaattattcttacCAGCTTGCTAAAAAGCTGAAAcgccagaaaatgaagaaaaatgaggtTCACGAGTCATTCTCCTACCCTGAAAGTTATAGCCCCACTTTGCCAGTGTCAAGGCGTGAGAATAATTCCCCGAGCAACCTTCCAAGGCCATCCTTTCGCATGGAAGAATACCAGCGAGCTGAGCCGGAGGAGGACCCGATCCTCAGCCGCACTCCGAGTCCAGTGCATCCCTCAGATTTCTCCGAGCATAATTATCAGCCGTATTATGCATCTGATGGTGCAATGCATGGTTCTTCTTCAGGGCCCTGCCTTGGCAACCCTGGGGCTAACAGCATCTACAACACTTACTCGACTGACCATGCTTCTGCAGCACAACCTTCAG TTACAAGCTCACCATTTGAAAATGACCGTTATATAGAGGAAGGAAGCATCACTAAGCACCCTTCAACCTGGTCGGTGGAAGCAGTGGTCCTATTTCTAAAACAAACAGATCCTCTTGCATTATGCCCTCTTGTCGACCTCTTCAGAAGCCAT GAAATTGATGGGAAGGCTCTGCTCCTACTCACGAGCGACGTGTTGCTGAAGCACTTGGGGGTGAAGCTGGGAACGGCTGTGAAGCTATGCTACTACATTGACCGACTTAAACAaggaaaatgctttgaaaattga
- the SCML1 gene encoding sex comb on midleg-like protein 1 isoform X1, whose amino-acid sequence MSKGPLISEIGLCNLLKVKFKPSTFLLVLSFIFPFNLLIHLPQVKTRIPTYDEDDDTILYAYETKPDFVNKQEPNTVSDASCNTEEQQKTVNDVLIHCQVIYDAMQNLDKKIDVIRRKVSKIQRFRARSLWTNRKRYGYKNYSYQLAKKLKRQKMKKNEVHESFSYPESYSPTLPVSRRENNSPSNLPRPSFRMEEYQRAEPEEDPILSRTPSPVHPSDFSEHNYQPYYASDGAMHGSSSGPCLGNPGANSIYNTYSTDHASAAQPSGMLAQGEPSLVHAPEMMSYSALMENRYTGSSLCFPSGFVTSSPFENDRYIEEGSITKHPSTWSVEAVVLFLKQTDPLALCPLVDLFRSHEIDGKALLLLTSDVLLKHLGVKLGTAVKLCYYIDRLKQGKCFEN is encoded by the exons ATGAGCAAAGGTCCTTTGATATCAGAAATAGGCCTTTGTAACCTCTTGAAAGTGAAATTTAAACCCTCAACTTTTCTTTTAGTTCTgtctttcatctttccttttaatttgtTGATACATCTTCCTCAGGTAAAAACAAGAATACCTACTTATGATGAAGATGACGACACTATTCTTTATGCATATGAAACAAAACCTGATTTTGTCAATAAA cagGAACCGAATACTGTATCTGATGCATCCTGTAATACTGAAGAGCAACAGAAGACAGTTAATGATGTCCTTATCCATTGCCAG GTTATATATGATGCTATGCAAAACCTGGATAAGAAGATTGATGTGATTCGTAGAAAGGTTTCAAAAATCCAACGTTTCCGTGCAAGATCCCTGTGGACAAACCGT AAGCGATACGGatacaaaaattattcttacCAGCTTGCTAAAAAGCTGAAAcgccagaaaatgaagaaaaatgaggtTCACGAGTCATTCTCCTACCCTGAAAGTTATAGCCCCACTTTGCCAGTGTCAAGGCGTGAGAATAATTCCCCGAGCAACCTTCCAAGGCCATCCTTTCGCATGGAAGAATACCAGCGAGCTGAGCCGGAGGAGGACCCGATCCTCAGCCGCACTCCGAGTCCAGTGCATCCCTCAGATTTCTCCGAGCATAATTATCAGCCGTATTATGCATCTGATGGTGCAATGCATGGTTCTTCTTCAGGGCCCTGCCTTGGCAACCCTGGGGCTAACAGCATCTACAACACTTACTCGACTGACCATGCTTCTGCAGCACAACCTTCAGGTATGCTGGCCCAGGGAGAGCCCAGTTTGGTACATGCCCCTGAGATGATGAGTTACTCAGCTTTGATGGAGAATAGGTACACTGGATCATCTCTCTGCTTCCCTTCTGGTTTTG TTACAAGCTCACCATTTGAAAATGACCGTTATATAGAGGAAGGAAGCATCACTAAGCACCCTTCAACCTGGTCGGTGGAAGCAGTGGTCCTATTTCTAAAACAAACAGATCCTCTTGCATTATGCCCTCTTGTCGACCTCTTCAGAAGCCAT GAAATTGATGGGAAGGCTCTGCTCCTACTCACGAGCGACGTGTTGCTGAAGCACTTGGGGGTGAAGCTGGGAACGGCTGTGAAGCTATGCTACTACATTGACCGACTTAAACAaggaaaatgctttgaaaattga
- the SCML1 gene encoding sex comb on midleg-like protein 1 isoform X2, giving the protein MSKGPLISEIGLCNLLKVKFKPSTFLLVLSFIFPFNLLIHLPQVKTRIPTYDEDDDTILYAYETKPDFVNKEPNTVSDASCNTEEQQKTVNDVLIHCQVIYDAMQNLDKKIDVIRRKVSKIQRFRARSLWTNRKRYGYKNYSYQLAKKLKRQKMKKNEVHESFSYPESYSPTLPVSRRENNSPSNLPRPSFRMEEYQRAEPEEDPILSRTPSPVHPSDFSEHNYQPYYASDGAMHGSSSGPCLGNPGANSIYNTYSTDHASAAQPSGMLAQGEPSLVHAPEMMSYSALMENRYTGSSLCFPSGFVTSSPFENDRYIEEGSITKHPSTWSVEAVVLFLKQTDPLALCPLVDLFRSHEIDGKALLLLTSDVLLKHLGVKLGTAVKLCYYIDRLKQGKCFEN; this is encoded by the exons ATGAGCAAAGGTCCTTTGATATCAGAAATAGGCCTTTGTAACCTCTTGAAAGTGAAATTTAAACCCTCAACTTTTCTTTTAGTTCTgtctttcatctttccttttaatttgtTGATACATCTTCCTCAGGTAAAAACAAGAATACCTACTTATGATGAAGATGACGACACTATTCTTTATGCATATGAAACAAAACCTGATTTTGTCAATAAA GAACCGAATACTGTATCTGATGCATCCTGTAATACTGAAGAGCAACAGAAGACAGTTAATGATGTCCTTATCCATTGCCAG GTTATATATGATGCTATGCAAAACCTGGATAAGAAGATTGATGTGATTCGTAGAAAGGTTTCAAAAATCCAACGTTTCCGTGCAAGATCCCTGTGGACAAACCGT AAGCGATACGGatacaaaaattattcttacCAGCTTGCTAAAAAGCTGAAAcgccagaaaatgaagaaaaatgaggtTCACGAGTCATTCTCCTACCCTGAAAGTTATAGCCCCACTTTGCCAGTGTCAAGGCGTGAGAATAATTCCCCGAGCAACCTTCCAAGGCCATCCTTTCGCATGGAAGAATACCAGCGAGCTGAGCCGGAGGAGGACCCGATCCTCAGCCGCACTCCGAGTCCAGTGCATCCCTCAGATTTCTCCGAGCATAATTATCAGCCGTATTATGCATCTGATGGTGCAATGCATGGTTCTTCTTCAGGGCCCTGCCTTGGCAACCCTGGGGCTAACAGCATCTACAACACTTACTCGACTGACCATGCTTCTGCAGCACAACCTTCAGGTATGCTGGCCCAGGGAGAGCCCAGTTTGGTACATGCCCCTGAGATGATGAGTTACTCAGCTTTGATGGAGAATAGGTACACTGGATCATCTCTCTGCTTCCCTTCTGGTTTTG TTACAAGCTCACCATTTGAAAATGACCGTTATATAGAGGAAGGAAGCATCACTAAGCACCCTTCAACCTGGTCGGTGGAAGCAGTGGTCCTATTTCTAAAACAAACAGATCCTCTTGCATTATGCCCTCTTGTCGACCTCTTCAGAAGCCAT GAAATTGATGGGAAGGCTCTGCTCCTACTCACGAGCGACGTGTTGCTGAAGCACTTGGGGGTGAAGCTGGGAACGGCTGTGAAGCTATGCTACTACATTGACCGACTTAAACAaggaaaatgctttgaaaattga
- the SCML1 gene encoding sex comb on midleg-like protein 1 isoform X6 gives MSKGPLISEIGLCNLLKVKFKPSTFLLVLSFIFPFNLLIHLPQVKTRIPTYDEDDDTILYAYETKPDFVNKEPNTVSDASCNTEEQQKTVNDVLIHCQVIYDAMQNLDKKIDVIRRKVSKIQRFRARSLWTNRKRYGYKNYSYQLAKKLKRQKMKKNEVHESFSYPESYSPTLPVSRRENNSPSNLPRPSFRMEEYQRAEPEEDPILSRTPSPVHPSDFSEHNYQPYYASDGAMHGSSSGPCLGNPGANSIYNTYSTDHASAAQPSVTSSPFENDRYIEEGSITKHPSTWSVEAVVLFLKQTDPLALCPLVDLFRSHEIDGKALLLLTSDVLLKHLGVKLGTAVKLCYYIDRLKQGKCFEN, from the exons ATGAGCAAAGGTCCTTTGATATCAGAAATAGGCCTTTGTAACCTCTTGAAAGTGAAATTTAAACCCTCAACTTTTCTTTTAGTTCTgtctttcatctttccttttaatttgtTGATACATCTTCCTCAGGTAAAAACAAGAATACCTACTTATGATGAAGATGACGACACTATTCTTTATGCATATGAAACAAAACCTGATTTTGTCAATAAA GAACCGAATACTGTATCTGATGCATCCTGTAATACTGAAGAGCAACAGAAGACAGTTAATGATGTCCTTATCCATTGCCAG GTTATATATGATGCTATGCAAAACCTGGATAAGAAGATTGATGTGATTCGTAGAAAGGTTTCAAAAATCCAACGTTTCCGTGCAAGATCCCTGTGGACAAACCGT AAGCGATACGGatacaaaaattattcttacCAGCTTGCTAAAAAGCTGAAAcgccagaaaatgaagaaaaatgaggtTCACGAGTCATTCTCCTACCCTGAAAGTTATAGCCCCACTTTGCCAGTGTCAAGGCGTGAGAATAATTCCCCGAGCAACCTTCCAAGGCCATCCTTTCGCATGGAAGAATACCAGCGAGCTGAGCCGGAGGAGGACCCGATCCTCAGCCGCACTCCGAGTCCAGTGCATCCCTCAGATTTCTCCGAGCATAATTATCAGCCGTATTATGCATCTGATGGTGCAATGCATGGTTCTTCTTCAGGGCCCTGCCTTGGCAACCCTGGGGCTAACAGCATCTACAACACTTACTCGACTGACCATGCTTCTGCAGCACAACCTTCAG TTACAAGCTCACCATTTGAAAATGACCGTTATATAGAGGAAGGAAGCATCACTAAGCACCCTTCAACCTGGTCGGTGGAAGCAGTGGTCCTATTTCTAAAACAAACAGATCCTCTTGCATTATGCCCTCTTGTCGACCTCTTCAGAAGCCAT GAAATTGATGGGAAGGCTCTGCTCCTACTCACGAGCGACGTGTTGCTGAAGCACTTGGGGGTGAAGCTGGGAACGGCTGTGAAGCTATGCTACTACATTGACCGACTTAAACAaggaaaatgctttgaaaattga
- the SCML1 gene encoding sex comb on midleg-like protein 1 isoform X10, whose amino-acid sequence MQNLDKKIDVIRRKVSKIQRFRARSLWTNRKRYGYKNYSYQLAKKLKRQKMKKNEVHESFSYPESYSPTLPVSRRENNSPSNLPRPSFRMEEYQRAEPEEDPILSRTPSPVHPSDFSEHNYQPYYASDGAMHGSSSGPCLGNPGANSIYNTYSTDHASAAQPSVTSSPFENDRYIEEGSITKHPSTWSVEAVVLFLKQTDPLALCPLVDLFRSHEIDGKALLLLTSDVLLKHLGVKLGTAVKLCYYIDRLKQGKCFEN is encoded by the exons ATGCAAAACCTGGATAAGAAGATTGATGTGATTCGTAGAAAGGTTTCAAAAATCCAACGTTTCCGTGCAAGATCCCTGTGGACAAACCGT AAGCGATACGGatacaaaaattattcttacCAGCTTGCTAAAAAGCTGAAAcgccagaaaatgaagaaaaatgaggtTCACGAGTCATTCTCCTACCCTGAAAGTTATAGCCCCACTTTGCCAGTGTCAAGGCGTGAGAATAATTCCCCGAGCAACCTTCCAAGGCCATCCTTTCGCATGGAAGAATACCAGCGAGCTGAGCCGGAGGAGGACCCGATCCTCAGCCGCACTCCGAGTCCAGTGCATCCCTCAGATTTCTCCGAGCATAATTATCAGCCGTATTATGCATCTGATGGTGCAATGCATGGTTCTTCTTCAGGGCCCTGCCTTGGCAACCCTGGGGCTAACAGCATCTACAACACTTACTCGACTGACCATGCTTCTGCAGCACAACCTTCAG TTACAAGCTCACCATTTGAAAATGACCGTTATATAGAGGAAGGAAGCATCACTAAGCACCCTTCAACCTGGTCGGTGGAAGCAGTGGTCCTATTTCTAAAACAAACAGATCCTCTTGCATTATGCCCTCTTGTCGACCTCTTCAGAAGCCAT GAAATTGATGGGAAGGCTCTGCTCCTACTCACGAGCGACGTGTTGCTGAAGCACTTGGGGGTGAAGCTGGGAACGGCTGTGAAGCTATGCTACTACATTGACCGACTTAAACAaggaaaatgctttgaaaattga
- the SCML1 gene encoding sex comb on midleg-like protein 1 isoform X9: MQNLDKKIDVIRRKVSKIQRFRARSLWTNRKRYGYKNYSYQLAKKLKRQKMKKNEVHESFSYPESYSPTLPVSRRENNSPSNLPRPSFRMEEYQRAEPEEDPILSRTPSPVHPSDFSEHNYQPYYASDGAMHGSSSGPCLGNPGANSIYNTYSTDHASAAQPSGMLAQGEPSLVHAPEMMSYSALMENRYTGSSLCFPSGFVTSSPFENDRYIEEGSITKHPSTWSVEAVVLFLKQTDPLALCPLVDLFRSHEIDGKALLLLTSDVLLKHLGVKLGTAVKLCYYIDRLKQGKCFEN; this comes from the exons ATGCAAAACCTGGATAAGAAGATTGATGTGATTCGTAGAAAGGTTTCAAAAATCCAACGTTTCCGTGCAAGATCCCTGTGGACAAACCGT AAGCGATACGGatacaaaaattattcttacCAGCTTGCTAAAAAGCTGAAAcgccagaaaatgaagaaaaatgaggtTCACGAGTCATTCTCCTACCCTGAAAGTTATAGCCCCACTTTGCCAGTGTCAAGGCGTGAGAATAATTCCCCGAGCAACCTTCCAAGGCCATCCTTTCGCATGGAAGAATACCAGCGAGCTGAGCCGGAGGAGGACCCGATCCTCAGCCGCACTCCGAGTCCAGTGCATCCCTCAGATTTCTCCGAGCATAATTATCAGCCGTATTATGCATCTGATGGTGCAATGCATGGTTCTTCTTCAGGGCCCTGCCTTGGCAACCCTGGGGCTAACAGCATCTACAACACTTACTCGACTGACCATGCTTCTGCAGCACAACCTTCAGGTATGCTGGCCCAGGGAGAGCCCAGTTTGGTACATGCCCCTGAGATGATGAGTTACTCAGCTTTGATGGAGAATAGGTACACTGGATCATCTCTCTGCTTCCCTTCTGGTTTTG TTACAAGCTCACCATTTGAAAATGACCGTTATATAGAGGAAGGAAGCATCACTAAGCACCCTTCAACCTGGTCGGTGGAAGCAGTGGTCCTATTTCTAAAACAAACAGATCCTCTTGCATTATGCCCTCTTGTCGACCTCTTCAGAAGCCAT GAAATTGATGGGAAGGCTCTGCTCCTACTCACGAGCGACGTGTTGCTGAAGCACTTGGGGGTGAAGCTGGGAACGGCTGTGAAGCTATGCTACTACATTGACCGACTTAAACAaggaaaatgctttgaaaattga